In one window of Candidatus Scalindua sp. DNA:
- the cas1c gene encoding type I-C CRISPR-associated endonuclease Cas1c: MKRHLNTLFVTTQGAYLAKEGETVIVKVDNDIRLRLPVHTIGGIVCFGQVSCSPWLMGYCAEQNVAISFLTEYGRFLAKVQGPVSGNVLLRREQYRQADNPETSAAISKAVLTGKIANCRIVLERVLRDHPDKIETKSVTMASQKLANSLRRLQSELPLDILRGIEGEAALTYFGVFNHLITSQKEDFVFHDRNRRPPLDTVNCLLSFIYTIVMHDVRSALETVGLDPAVGFLHRDRPGRPSLALDMMEEFRPFLADRLVLSLINLGQVKGKGFEIKENGAVLMDDETRKTVLTAYQTRKQDEIVHPFLNEKVTIGVLFHVQAMLMARYLRGDLDAYPPYVWR, encoded by the coding sequence ATGAAAAGACACCTTAATACATTATTCGTCACGACACAGGGAGCATATCTCGCAAAAGAGGGAGAGACAGTTATCGTTAAGGTAGATAATGACATCCGCCTGCGTCTTCCGGTGCATACAATTGGGGGAATTGTCTGTTTCGGACAGGTATCATGCAGCCCCTGGCTCATGGGATACTGCGCGGAGCAGAATGTGGCGATAAGTTTCCTGACTGAGTACGGTCGATTTCTTGCAAAGGTACAGGGTCCGGTATCGGGGAATGTTCTATTACGGCGTGAACAGTACCGTCAGGCTGATAATCCTGAAACATCGGCTGCAATTTCAAAGGCAGTCTTGACCGGCAAGATAGCCAATTGCCGTATAGTGCTTGAACGGGTACTGCGGGACCATCCAGATAAGATTGAAACAAAGTCAGTGACCATGGCTTCACAGAAGCTTGCAAATTCACTAAGAAGGCTGCAATCAGAATTACCACTGGATATTTTGCGCGGAATCGAAGGAGAAGCCGCATTGACCTATTTCGGGGTATTCAACCATCTGATTACTTCACAGAAAGAAGATTTTGTATTTCATGACCGAAACCGCAGGCCTCCTCTCGATACGGTGAACTGTCTCTTATCATTTATCTATACAATTGTTATGCATGATGTCAGGTCGGCGTTAGAGACTGTCGGCCTTGATCCAGCAGTCGGCTTCCTCCATAGAGACCGTCCCGGACGGCCCAGCCTCGCCCTTGATATGATGGAGGAGTTCCGCCCATTCCTTGCAGACCGCCTTGTACTTTCACTGATCAACCTCGGCCAGGTGAAGGGCAAGGGGTTTGAAATCAAAGAAAACGGTGCGGTACTGATGGATGATGAAACAAGAAAAACCGTGCTTACCGCTTATCAGACAAGAAAACAGGATGAGATTGTGCATCCATTCCTCAATGAGAAGGTGACGATAGGGGTTTTATTCCATGTGCAGGCAATGCTTATGGCCCGTTATCTGCGCGGTGACCTGGATGCCTATCCGCCATATGTGTGGAGGTAA
- the cas5c gene encoding type I-C CRISPR-associated protein Cas5c, producing the protein MRGKTHCLEVWGDFACFTRPEMKVERFSYPVITPSAARGIFDAIYWKRSYGFYWQIERVEILLPPRYIALRRNEVKDKVPSERTILAWKNGTTEIEPLWADGGKDFLGTDQKGRTQRQTMALKDVRYRLYAHLAFRGIDQNTKTFDAQFERLSSHGKCFYQPYFGCREFPAYFELVDSDSKRQPPINLDLDLGWMLYDVFDLSRTNDENASPRISVFHARISNGEMKVPEYNDTIVKKVEEVPHA; encoded by the coding sequence ATGCGTGGTAAAACTCATTGTCTGGAAGTATGGGGCGATTTTGCCTGTTTCACGCGCCCAGAGATGAAAGTTGAGCGTTTCAGCTATCCTGTCATTACGCCGTCAGCAGCGCGAGGGATATTTGATGCCATCTACTGGAAAAGGTCTTATGGTTTCTACTGGCAGATTGAAAGAGTAGAAATTCTATTGCCGCCTCGATATATAGCACTACGGCGTAATGAGGTAAAGGACAAAGTCCCAAGTGAACGCACAATACTTGCGTGGAAAAATGGAACAACTGAAATAGAACCGTTATGGGCAGATGGAGGTAAAGACTTCCTTGGTACTGATCAAAAAGGGCGCACACAGCGACAGACAATGGCATTGAAGGATGTTCGCTATCGTCTTTATGCACATCTTGCATTCCGTGGTATCGATCAGAATACAAAAACCTTTGATGCCCAATTTGAACGACTTTCAAGTCATGGCAAGTGTTTTTACCAGCCGTATTTCGGGTGCAGGGAGTTTCCGGCATATTTCGAATTAGTAGATAGTGATTCTAAACGTCAGCCTCCAATCAATTTAGATTTGGATCTTGGTTGGATGCTTTATGATGTATTTGATCTTAGCCGAACAAACGATGAAAATGCCTCTCCACGCATAAGCGTTTTTCATGCACGTATTTCAAATGGTGAAATGAAGGTGCCGGAATACAACGACACTATAGTCAAAAAAGTTGAGGAGGTACCGCATGCTTGA
- the cas7c gene encoding type I-C CRISPR-associated protein Cas7/Csd2, translating into MSIQNRYEFLYLFDCENGNPNGDPDAGNAPRIDPEDMRGLVSDVALKRRVRNYVQIAQGNVAPNAIFIEHATNLNRPITKAHEETGGVPEKSASKGKVKEARKWMCKTFYDVRTFGAVMSTGPNAGQVRGPVQFSFARSLDPVLPLDISITRMAVAENVKGVKTSDGYLKWESEQEEDKLRTMGRKNLIPYGLYAAKGFISAHLSDDDTGTAFSENDLTLLWEALANMYDHDRSSSKGYMARRGLYIFKHIGTDNNPEQRARQAKLGCAPAQALLDLGKVIDIQKNEEAMKNDHVISPRSLEHYSVQIHADHIPNGVELWIWDDTTEGLVREHPVA; encoded by the coding sequence ATGAGTATACAAAACCGCTACGAATTTCTTTATTTGTTTGACTGTGAGAATGGTAATCCTAATGGCGACCCTGACGCCGGTAATGCTCCACGTATAGATCCTGAAGATATGAGAGGATTAGTGTCCGACGTAGCTCTTAAGCGCCGAGTGCGCAACTATGTGCAGATAGCACAAGGGAATGTTGCTCCGAATGCAATCTTTATTGAGCATGCAACAAATTTGAATCGTCCCATTACCAAAGCTCATGAAGAGACAGGTGGTGTGCCTGAAAAAAGCGCTTCAAAAGGCAAAGTAAAAGAAGCTCGTAAATGGATGTGCAAGACCTTTTATGACGTGCGCACCTTCGGCGCAGTAATGAGCACAGGACCCAACGCCGGACAAGTTCGTGGACCAGTGCAATTTTCCTTTGCTCGTTCGCTTGATCCTGTTCTGCCTCTCGATATTTCTATTACACGTATGGCTGTTGCAGAGAATGTAAAAGGAGTTAAGACGTCAGATGGCTATCTCAAATGGGAGAGTGAACAAGAGGAGGACAAGCTTCGTACAATGGGGCGCAAAAATCTTATTCCTTATGGATTGTATGCAGCAAAAGGATTTATCAGTGCACATCTTTCTGATGATGACACAGGCACAGCCTTTTCTGAAAATGATCTTACACTGTTATGGGAAGCTCTGGCTAATATGTACGATCATGATCGTTCTTCAAGCAAGGGATATATGGCTCGACGTGGACTATATATTTTCAAACATATCGGTACGGATAATAATCCTGAACAAAGGGCAAGACAAGCTAAGCTTGGCTGCGCTCCTGCACAAGCATTGCTTGATCTCGGCAAGGTGATAGATATTCAAAAAAATGAAGAGGCCATGAAAAATGATCACGTCATTTCTCCTCGAAGTTTGGAGCATTATAGCGTGCAGATTCATGCAGACCATATTCCTAACGGCGTGGAGCTGTGGATTTGGGATGATACAACTGAGGGGCTGGTGAGGGAACATCCCGTTGCTTAA
- the cas2 gene encoding CRISPR-associated endonuclease Cas2, protein MFVLVSYDVASEDNGQRRLRRVARACQDYGQRVQYSVFECIVDPAQWTVLRNRLIDEIDPEIDSLRFYFLGSNWKHRVEHVGAKKSLDQDGPLIV, encoded by the coding sequence GTGTTTGTACTAGTCAGTTATGATGTTGCTTCGGAAGATAATGGTCAGCGGAGGCTGCGCAGGGTGGCAAGGGCATGTCAGGACTACGGCCAGAGGGTGCAGTATTCAGTCTTTGAATGCATTGTTGACCCCGCACAATGGACGGTCTTGCGCAATAGACTAATTGATGAAATTGATCCAGAAATAGATAGTTTGAGGTTTTACTTCCTGGGTTCAAACTGGAAGCATCGGGTAGAACATGTTGGTGCTAAAAAGTCTTTAGATCAGGACGGGCCATTGATCGTTTAA
- the cas8c gene encoding type I-C CRISPR-associated protein Cas8c/Csd1 codes for MLDAVLKKAGKTEPGFTHKIVKWAITCTRNGHFTGIVPLAEGRGREYPHCPNLSQPELVGGEEARSHFLSESLATVALYWKDNLEQKEQEKFCAKHEYFCKLLKDAAHVAPYLSAASKILADKNILEAIRSDLKQQKAKPTDASTILIDNINPLEQEDWHDWWREFRISIRAKPKNNAPKMRCLVTGDLVVPAITHPKIIGLAGVGGLGTGDVLAGFDKQAFQSYGLEQATNAAMSENTATAYAETLKQLIREKRVKLGGTISTYWFLETIPDEDDPLAWLTEPPEQTQTFAELKARELLSAIHEGKRPDLANNRYFTIMLSGASGRVMVREIMQGTFESLASNIDKWFSDLSIVCREGTGIARRPKFFSVVKAIEFLSKEGKILRNIDDVPPPLIRELWRSAITGGKLPSSAMSRTLIRIRSDIVSDMPPMDSRFSILKSYLLRKGDDNMQPYLNPEHPNPAYHCGRLLAVLARLQRAALGDVGSGVVQRYYTAASQTPGLILGRLAANAKNHLGKLEGGLVYWYEDQIAEIMSRIKDTVPRTLTLEEQSLFALGYYQQLASLNTGKAGKRKSIDNNNLEKKEENE; via the coding sequence ATGCTTGATGCAGTTTTAAAGAAGGCAGGAAAAACAGAACCTGGTTTTACACACAAAATTGTAAAATGGGCTATTACCTGTACAAGAAATGGACACTTTACTGGTATTGTTCCGCTTGCCGAAGGTAGGGGACGAGAATATCCGCATTGTCCGAACCTCAGTCAGCCCGAACTGGTAGGTGGAGAGGAAGCACGGTCACATTTTCTATCAGAGAGTTTGGCAACAGTAGCACTCTACTGGAAAGATAATCTGGAGCAAAAAGAACAGGAAAAGTTTTGTGCAAAACATGAATATTTCTGTAAATTACTTAAGGATGCTGCACATGTTGCCCCATACTTAAGCGCTGCGTCAAAAATATTGGCTGATAAAAATATTCTTGAAGCGATTCGCTCTGATTTAAAACAACAAAAAGCGAAACCTACTGATGCATCAACTATATTAATAGATAACATTAATCCTCTAGAGCAAGAGGATTGGCACGATTGGTGGCGTGAATTTAGGATAAGCATAAGGGCAAAGCCTAAAAATAACGCTCCTAAGATGAGGTGTTTAGTTACAGGAGATTTGGTTGTGCCAGCAATTACGCATCCCAAAATCATTGGATTAGCAGGTGTTGGAGGATTAGGTACTGGCGATGTTCTGGCAGGATTTGATAAACAGGCATTTCAATCTTATGGTCTGGAGCAGGCAACTAATGCAGCTATGTCCGAAAATACTGCTACAGCATATGCGGAAACCCTTAAACAGTTAATCAGAGAGAAAAGAGTAAAACTTGGCGGCACAATTTCTACTTACTGGTTTCTTGAGACAATTCCTGATGAAGATGATCCGTTGGCATGGCTTACTGAACCACCGGAGCAGACGCAAACATTTGCCGAACTAAAAGCGCGAGAATTACTTAGCGCAATACATGAAGGAAAACGACCCGACCTTGCAAATAACCGCTATTTTACCATCATGTTATCTGGAGCTTCTGGACGAGTCATGGTACGCGAAATCATGCAGGGTACTTTTGAAAGCCTCGCGTCTAATATTGATAAATGGTTCAGCGATCTATCAATAGTTTGCCGTGAAGGCACAGGAATCGCAAGGCGACCAAAGTTCTTTTCAGTCGTAAAAGCCATTGAGTTTTTATCAAAGGAGGGCAAGATTCTGCGGAACATTGATGATGTGCCACCTCCCTTAATACGTGAACTATGGCGGTCTGCTATTACAGGTGGGAAGCTTCCTTCATCTGCTATGAGTCGTACACTTATTCGAATCAGATCAGATATTGTTTCAGATATGCCTCCGATGGATTCTCGTTTTTCAATATTAAAATCTTATCTATTAAGGAAAGGAGACGACAATATGCAACCATACTTAAATCCAGAACACCCAAATCCTGCTTACCATTGTGGCAGATTGCTTGCAGTGCTTGCCCGTTTGCAGCGTGCCGCGCTTGGCGATGTAGGGTCGGGAGTTGTACAGCGTTATTACACTGCGGCAAGCCAAACACCAGGACTTATTCTTGGGCGACTTGCTGCCAATGCCAAAAATCACCTTGGTAAATTGGAAGGTGGTTTAGTTTATTGGTATGAGGATCAAATTGCTGAGATAATGAGCCGTATCAAAGATACCGTTCCTCGTACACTGACATTAGAGGAGCAAAGTCTTTTTGCCCTCGGCTACTATCAACAACTTGCTTCACTTAATACTGGCAAAGCTGGTAAACGGAAAAGTATTGATAACAATAATCTCGAAAAAAAGGAGGAAAACGAATGA
- the cas4 gene encoding CRISPR-associated protein Cas4 produces MLKKLVERFDEDNLIHLASVNQYAYCPRRCALIHIEQLWSENMFTAEGRIMHDKVDTAKQEKRRDVRVEYGVPLRSLRLGLIGKADVVEFHRKGNKWHPFPVEYKRGKPKKDNCDKVQLCAQAMCLEEMLNCSITEGALFYGTTRRREDVVFDAALRIETEETAKRVHELISLAITPKPEYSKKCKSCSLYELCMPETCGKKGKASAYLLALRGEEENNV; encoded by the coding sequence TTGCTTAAAAAATTAGTAGAGAGATTTGATGAAGACAACCTCATTCATCTTGCGTCTGTGAACCAATATGCTTACTGCCCGCGAAGATGCGCCCTTATCCATATTGAGCAGTTATGGAGCGAAAATATGTTCACTGCAGAAGGCAGGATCATGCATGACAAGGTTGACACGGCAAAGCAGGAAAAACGTAGGGATGTCCGTGTTGAATATGGCGTACCTCTAAGGTCGCTGCGGCTTGGCCTGATTGGCAAAGCTGATGTTGTGGAGTTTCACAGGAAAGGTAATAAATGGCATCCATTTCCCGTGGAATATAAGAGAGGCAAACCCAAAAAGGACAACTGCGATAAAGTCCAGCTCTGTGCACAGGCAATGTGCCTTGAGGAAATGTTGAATTGTTCTATTACCGAGGGGGCGCTGTTCTACGGGACAACCAGGCGAAGAGAGGACGTTGTGTTTGATGCAGCATTGAGAATCGAGACGGAAGAGACGGCAAAGAGAGTTCATGAGCTTATCAGTTTGGCCATTACTCCTAAACCGGAGTATTCAAAGAAGTGTAAAAGTTGTTCACTCTACGAATTATGTATGCCGGAGACGTGCGGCAAAAAGGGAAAGGCGAGCGCGTATCTTTTGGCGTTAAGGGGTGAAGAAGAGAATAATGTGTAA